The following DNA comes from Candidatus Poribacteria bacterium.
ATCCACTCCGCCAGTGCGCCGGCATTGGCGTCGTTCTCGATTATCGCCGGTATACCGAACTCCTCCTCTATCCTGCTTTTAAGCGGTATGGCATCCCACCCGGGCAGATTCGGAGGTGAATAGATGATCCCCGTCCTGGTATCCAGAGGTCCGCCGCAACTGACGCCTATCCCGACGACCTGATCCACCTCAACTTTAGCCGTTCTCATCAGCTCGCGCGTCATATCGAAGAGCCTGCCGATGACGTGATCCGGACCCTTATGTGCCTCGGTGGGTCTTTTGATCTTGCGGACGATATGGCCCTGAAGGTCGGAAACCACCACGGCCAGCTTCGTCCCACCTATATCCATCCCTATCACATATCTTCCGGTCATATCACATCCTCCGAAATTCAACATTGACAGGGTTTTTTCCCGCATTTCGGGCAGCCGCGGGCATATCTCTGCGCGGCCTCCTCCAGATCTATGTCGAGGAGGCTCGCTAATGTGGAGAGCCAGGCGAAGACATCGCTGAACTCCTCCATAAGCCTCTCCCTATCCCGTCTTCTGATCTCCTTCGCCAGCTCGCCGACCTCCTCGACGAACCAGACGAACGTTCCCTCGACGCCTCTGCGGTTATCGCGGTCGAAATAGATCTCCTCTATCAGCCTCTGAAACTCCTTTATCCCTCTGACCCTACCATCCATATCTTTTCGGCCCCCATTCCTTTTTGATTAGCTCCTGTTTAGCTAGCACCATGGTCTTACTCGGCACATCCTCGTAGAGGATAACCCCCGGCCCGATGATGCTATATGAGCCGATCTTACACCCCGGCATTATGATGGCGTTGACGCCCGTGCGGCAGAACTCGCCCATATATATGGCATTTGCGCCTATCGGCGGCACCTCTGGCCGCCCCTTAACCCGATGGACGGTATCTTCGTCGTCGAACCTCAGCGTCCCGCACACCGTTGCCGCACCTATGTCGGTCGCCGTGCCGAACACCCCGAACATCTCGCAATAATGATAGAGATAGACCTTATCCATCAGCACGCCTGACATCTCCGCTCCGTGGCCGATTATGCATCTATGGCCTATCGAGGTATGCCCTGTGACCAGGGAGTAATCGCTGATACGGCATCCATCCCCGACGAATATCCTGCCGTTGAGGATGGCGCCGTTGGTGATGTTGTTGTCTCTGCCGGCTATCAGCGTGCCGTTTATGACGACCCTCGGTCCGATACGCGTGCCTTCGGCCAGGATCACCCTGCCGTTTATCTCGGCCGAATCGTGGATCCGCACTCCGGAAGCTATCCGATCCTCCTCGATCCTCCTGGCCATGTAATCTACCAGCCTGCCGTTTGCCTCCAACAGATGCCAGGGTTTATCCACATCCACGAAGAACTCATCACACTCCACCGCCAGGACGTCTCTCCCCTCGTCCAACATGATCTGCACCGACTGAGCCAGCTCAGCCTCAGGGGGAGGCATGCCGCCGACGGGCACGCGCGTGAAGATCCCCGGATTCCTGCGGATATACTCATATGCGGAGGGTTTGAAGGCATATATGCCACAGACGCGATATGATCCGCCGCGGGGATGTCCCTCAAGACCCGTCAGCCTATCGCCCGACACCCCGGCGCAGATCCAGTCGTTAGGCCTTTCACGATCGAGCCTTTGGACCAAAGCGGCGGCCTCAGCATCAGAGCTCTCGAAGGACTGGATGAGCTTTTTCAGGTTTTCATCAGCCGTGACCACGTCCCCATAAGCGATTAAGAACTCCTCATCGATTCCGGTCGGCAGGGCGGTGAGCACGGCGGTTGCGCTTCCCTCGGAGGGATCGGACTGGGTTACGAACTCCACCCCTTCGATATCCGCTAAGGTCCCTTGAACCTGCTGCCTGTAATGGCCCGTCACAACGATCAACCTACTGAATCCCAGCTCCTTCAGCTGCAACGCCAGCCTTCTTACCATGGGCGTGTTGGCGACGGGTAAAGTGCATTTCTGTCTGAACTCGCCATAGGGCCAAA
Coding sequences within:
- a CDS encoding nucleotide pyrophosphohydrolase, whose amino-acid sequence is MDGRVRGIKEFQRLIEEIYFDRDNRRGVEGTFVWFVEEVGELAKEIRRRDRERLMEEFSDVFAWLSTLASLLDIDLEEAAQRYARGCPKCGKKPCQC
- a CDS encoding NTP transferase domain-containing protein, whose translation is MKTAVILAAGLGTKVWPYGEFRQKCTLPVANTPMVRRLALQLKELGFSRLIVVTGHYRQQVQGTLADIEGVEFVTQSDPSEGSATAVLTALPTGIDEEFLIAYGDVVTADENLKKLIQSFESSDAEAAALVQRLDRERPNDWICAGVSGDRLTGLEGHPRGGSYRVCGIYAFKPSAYEYIRRNPGIFTRVPVGGMPPPEAELAQSVQIMLDEGRDVLAVECDEFFVDVDKPWHLLEANGRLVDYMARRIEEDRIASGVRIHDSAEINGRVILAEGTRIGPRVVINGTLIAGRDNNITNGAILNGRIFVGDGCRISDYSLVTGHTSIGHRCIIGHGAEMSGVLMDKVYLYHYCEMFGVFGTATDIGAATVCGTLRFDDEDTVHRVKGRPEVPPIGANAIYMGEFCRTGVNAIIMPGCKIGSYSIIGPGVILYEDVPSKTMVLAKQELIKKEWGPKRYGW